The Phaenicophaeus curvirostris isolate KB17595 chromosome 14, BPBGC_Pcur_1.0, whole genome shotgun sequence nucleotide sequence GGTGAAAGTCAAGTTCAAAATGGCTTGGCTACATCTTTAAAACCAACAAATTTTCACTGAAGGTGGGTCAGATGTCAGTTTGACCTTCGCTCTTGAGTGCTGAGAAGCATCATTGTAATGTCAACCCAATGTCTGTGGTAAAGCATTTAAACATCTCTTAATGCGTAAGTATACAACTTTGTGGTTAAAAGCAGTACAATCTACAAAACAGCTTGATCTGTCTTTTCTCTGAAGGTGCATCACCAGAAAATGCCATGATTCAAGGAAAGGAAGATCACGTCCAATGATCCTGGACACAAGTCTCTCTCTGGAGCCTTGCAACTCCTACATTAGGATGACAATGGCCCCTCAAATACCTCTGAAAGTAGCCATCTGTACTAAAAAGCATCATGAACAAACACTTACACCACAGCCAGACTCAGCAaggtacaaaacatttcattGGCATCACTACCGGCAGAAGAAACTGAATCTCCATGAAGAACTTGCCTCTTTCTGCACTGTAAATCTCCTTTTGCCACCAAAGATTTTGGGCAATGTTGCTACTAATTACTTGATTGAAAAAAACAATCATTTACACTAAATTAGCACaacaaaattattcttcataTCTGTGGCATGCTTGCTGTTTTCAGGAACCTGAATGAAATGCCCTCTGGAATGCttataattgaaaaagaaaatggactTCAAGTTTCTAAAACTGAAGGTCTTCAGGCACTACAGGTCATAAATGTCAATGCATGTGAGAAGCAAATCTTTTGTTTTAGTGCATGGTCCACATTGCACATAACTATGATGAAAGACTCACATTCCTACATTAACATTTTCCTTGTAAAGCGCTGGGTATCCACAGAGCTCATTCCTTTCCACTaaagttggactcaatggttgTTCACAGAAAAATTACCAGGTATTCAGTGCTAAGGGGCAACAAATCAAGGATGAATCTGAAAATGGCAATGAAAGAGCAGCATCCCTAAAACTGCCCAAAGGAGCCTGAGATAGCATTACTTTGTGTTAGCAGACTACGAccctctcttttctcctcaaaTTGCCTTAGCTGCAGTGGCCCAACCTCCAAAATGAGATCTGTCTACTCCTAATGAATTCcttcttgtctttctctttcctcgGGTGGCCCAAAAGATCTGAAGTGCCCAGTGAAGTACTCCATCTTCAGTTCTGATGGCAGATAACAGCAAGCTTATCAAATACTGAAACTACAAAATAGAGGATAAATTACCAGAGAGGAATAATTatcacaaaaattatttcattctgtCATAGGAGTTAATTTCACGTGAGACCTACTCACACAAATCAATTTGTTTCAGTTGCTGAGgaataatctgaaaaaaacccactgtgaATTGTTTCTGGTTTAATACAAATCACTGTCACATTCATTCTAGGCTTGTTTTTGCCATTTCCATAATTTGTTCTTTATCCAGTTAAATATTGATATGAATCATAGTACTGAACATTTACTTTTCCCTTGATGGTTGTTTCCTAAGCACAGTTCATTGTTTAAAATGTTCTGACCTCATGTATATTTGACAGCCTCTAAGGAGTGTTATTCCTCTGGACGTAACAAATGAGTTctatttgttatatttttatattttctcaaGAACTTCTACCACAATCAACTAAGGTGACCATTGagatattaaaatttaattcttAAATTTCATCACATCTTTGGcttgaatgtaaaaaaaaaaaaatctctgtgatTTTATATGCTGAATATATTTAGATCCACAAACTCAGGACACTCAAATGAGGGTGCAGGCAAGAACAGATCGAACAGTTTGAGCACACAGTCATTGGACAAATAATACTCACAACCACCACAGTTATCTGAAAGTCATCAGGGAGCCCAATTAAGATGTGATAGTCAAAGCAATTTAAGCGCAGTTGCTCTTTATTGCctcacagaacacacagacataataatactttttttttttctaaactgttACCAGTGAGCTAATAGACCAGATTCTACGAGGTCCTCTAGAAAAGctcttatttaaaaatgctgtaaatATAGGACCACAGCTCCTTGAGGTCATTACAGAATGGACAAGAGTGGTTTTGGTAGGAATAGGTTCTTTTGCAAAAACTGTCTTTGCAAAAATTGCCTTTGGGaatttttattctgcattttaaaacttacATTTCTTTAGATGCCTCCCAATCCCTGTGTTATGATCACTGGAAAGGAGACctaataaaaaatatacaatTAATTTTGCAGCATTAACTACTTAAAGTGATTTTGGCATTAACTAGCACAAAAAATAAGCTGTTAAATTAACAGCCTTTTTTCAAGGGATTACTTGATGAGAATTATATTGAGCCCTAATCCAGTGTCACCAAAGGAAACAGGAACTGAATCAGATCAAAAGACGTCAGTACCAGAAATCTCTATCATGTTTTCACTAAAAAGCCAAAGTTCACTTTGAGTTCTCTGGAAAAATGAGAACGTGCCTGCTTCTGTACAAAGCCTGACTCTGACTTACTACTATATGAAGTCCAATCATCCTACTTTGGAATTACATACTCCTGCATTTTAAAGGAATTTCATTAACCGGTTTTAAATTAATCTTTGTAAATTTTGCTTGATTTAGAGAACACAACAGGCTCTGTAAATTGCTAAAGTCTTCCCTCTCTGTATACTCGAAATTAAGACTTCCTCAGTAAGAAGCTAGGAAACGAATTCAGCCTTCTACAGCTCCATTCATTTTAGTAATCTCTGAACATGACCGTGAAAGGATCATTAATCCTACGAGCCCTCCTTGCatagtattttctttcaatgcAGTCTCAAATAAGAGACAAAACCCTGCAATTTTTAGGTAAGCCATTGTTCAACTAATCTGTGCTAGGAAGCAAATGAATAATGACAATGTTTTATCCCGCCAtgacaaaaaaatcctacagTTATGAGAACTAGTGTGCAGCCATTTGAAAGCTATTAAAAATCATAATGGCCTGAGGAATCATTTTGTTAGTCTGATCTGACTCCTAGCATGACCAGGACTGTTACACCAGGTTAGAGGACACAGATTTTAAGCCACGTAGCACAACCGTCTAGGGTTTGTCCATACCCTAAAATGGAACATGGTATTGTGATGCCTGAGTTGGAAAGGGCACCGGCTGAATCTAAAAAACACCTTATCTAAACTTGCCACAGTTAGAAACAGTATGGTCACAAAGGGGTGAAATCAAATCAATAGTGGCTCATTTTCAAGGTCAAGCTGCAACAAAACCATGTAGAAGGAAAAAGCTGGAGAATCAGGCCAATCCATATTTTCTTGCTAAATGATGGAGAACTAATAAAGGCGTATGTGTGTCACCAGCTGAAACCTGGAGGACTGTGACAGGGTGAGGGCTTTGGGCCTTACGCCTTCTCCTGCTAGGCATCTAGCTACAGTCTGTAGCCGTGACACCCTGGTCAGGAGGCTAGAAGAGACAGAAATGGCCTCCAATAGCTTGACACATCAAGCAGATTCCTGAGAGCTCCCTCCTTTTCTGCACTAAAGAACAGCAAATACTATGACACGATGGGACACACCAAGAGAACACATAATAGCATAAAGATCCTGATAAAGTTCCCCCCAGCTTGGAGCAAGAAGGCATAAGTGTGCACATCAGACCTCTCCTACTCATCATGCAGCTCCCCTCAGTGTGTTTGCATCTGCTGAACTAATTGCAGAAAGCCACAACCGCCTGGCTGAGCAACACATGGTGCACACAAGAGAGTTCACATCAGTGAGTACCATCTTATCTCCCTGAACAGATAAATGTTCAAAAGCATGCCAGGAAAGACACGATCCCTGGACGGACACTGTTGTGCTCCATCCTTTGGGGGCTGGAGCGGGCAGGCAGTGGCTACAGCCCGACCCTGTGAGCATCACTACCTGCTCGGCAACTCACACCTGCATTCGGGCAGTCCAGAGGTCAGCACTTTGACGTGCACCAACAGACCAGGTATGACGACCTCTTCAAAACAATAGTTTATGCGATTCAAATAGCAGGCAGAAGACCAACCACCTTTCATAAACAcatcaaacaaataaaagggAGTTAATTTCATTTGTCAGGACTGCAAGCCATATTTAGTTTTATGCATACAACAAAATTTCCCCAAAGTGGAACTAAATGGTTTTCTTATTACTACTGCAGTGGTCCAAAAGGCACATTAATAATGCAAATGCCCTGCATCTCCCATTTGTTACTAGTTAAGGGATGAGGCAAAGTGTGCAAGAGCATGGTGTCAGTTTTCAGGCAAAATGAGACGTTTGAGGCTCATCTGCTGCTAATGGGAAACATTCATCATTTACAAATTCATATTCCAtgtttttgttcagttttgagcttATCTCAGTGCACAATAACCAAGCCATGTAAACATCGACTCACTTCACAAATGAAAACTATAAATGAGCAGTTTTAGCCTGAAAAGCCTATAAACCTACACTTAGGAAATGCCTATCCTGCATCCATCCCCACTGCTAAAATCCAGTCTATGGAGCTTTACAGTATCTTAAAGACCATGACACTAATCTGTGGCAGACGTGAATTTAATCTAATGCATGCAACTTTGTTATTTGTACTTTGTTTCATGAAGACAATATGCCACaataatatattctttttaacCATCAATCCACTTACATAACATTCCTGACTTCCAGCACTAATCCGTAAGGCCGCCTTTCCTACAGTGAGCCTCTCTCTGCAGCCAGATTACCTGCAAATGTTTCCTGGCAGGGTTTAACTGCTTGTTCCATTCTAAATCAAATGATAAAGAGGGGGAAAGCCTCTGCAGACAGCACATTCCTCAGGCTAGGAAATGCATTTGTAATCTCCCCGATCtgcaaagttatttttaagtgcCTGAACAAAACTATTAAATCTCACTGTGGGGAAAGCTTTTATTCTAAGCACAAGATTAAATGTAAACTTGATGCCTTTGAgggaaaaagatgttttaatgtCATCCCTTCCCATacagctgtgccagtgccctGCTTATGCCAGACTTCACTAACTCGCGCACCTGTGAAGGCAGTGATGCGGAAAAACTGGGGGACTGATACTGAAAATACCAGCAAAATACCCCATTACACCATCAGTTCATTTGGGGTGCAGGAACTTGATGCAAGGAGtggttactattacaaaaaaaatggaatatttttaataagtagGGTTAGGTatgcatccctggaggtattcaaaagatgcgcagacgaggtgctcagggacacggtttagtggcagataggaatggttggactcgatgatccaagaggtcttttccaacctggtgattctacgattctaagtTCATCCAAGTAACTGTACTTTTTGAAAGTTAGGCAGCTTGTCCCTCTGATAGCTTGGGGTTTTATaccatgtttttttcaaacattgtCTTTCCACTGTTACACCTTGTGTTCAGCGCGacctgtgctgagcagaggtgtCCGTGATCACCTCTTTGCAGGCtttatctcaaatgcaaggtcaggcagagctggaactGACTTCAAATTAGCAAGACTTACGAAGCTCAGTCCTCGGAAAATAGtggaatatgcataagatttctggggaaaTTAATCAACATGcgtgtaagtgggaaatacgtTCTGTCCCAGCTTCTGCCTCGCTGCGCAGGATGGATGGAGGTCACTCCTTCACGTTGCCTAGGGGGgtcgctttctaaaactccaaaccaAGTCTtcagagagtttatttgccgtTGTTTTCGGTGCCAGGACGGTGGGGCGGGCACGGAGGCGGCACCGGCTGCAGGGGTGAGGGGTGGCGGACTACACTTCCCAGGATGCCTCGCGCCGGCtcttcccaagtgacaggacgagagggaatggcctcaagctccactaggggaggttcaggctggacatcaggaaaaaattttcacggaaagggtctttgggtactgcccaggctgcccagggagggggttgagtcaccttccctggaggtgtttaagggacgggggaacgaggcgctgagggacatggtttagtgtttgataggaatggttggactcgatgatccggtgggtcttttccaacctggtgactctatgattctcgCGAGAGGCGGAAGTCGCGAGGCGCGGCCCGGAAGCGCTGCCGCCGCGGAACTGGGACCCGAGCGCCCGCCGAGCCACCATGGCCGAGACCGACCCCAAGAGCGTGCAGGACCTCACCGCCGTGGTGAGCCCGCCGGGCCCGGGGTCACCGCCCGTGGGGGCCGCGGCCTCCCTGGGGAGAGGGACAGGCCTCCGGCCTCGCCCCCTTCGCGGGCCTTGGCGGCTCCTCCTGGGGCCCGGGAGCCCCGCGGCTGCTGCTGGGGCGGCTCGTCCCGGGCCGCGCGGTAAAGCGCAGCCGCTTTAGCGTTGTTAGTGCCGGGTCCCTCGGGCGCGGCCCAGCTCAGAGCTCGTTTACAACCGTGTTCCCGTCGCTTACCTGAAGGTCTGGGGTagtgctgcagctgggctgaCTGTGAGGAGGAATTACCTGTGTCTGGGAGGGATGGGGTTATGAGCAGCGCTTTGGGAGCGGGGAGAAGGTTGTTACTCTTGATAGTGAAAACTGCGCCATTGGAAATTAACAGGGGATGCTGGAAGCAGCTGTTGTGGATTGAGGCCTAGTTTCGGAATGCAGGCATTTTCTAGATCTTAGAATTGTTTGAGCCTTAGTTTTCCCGtgtgtacatacatatatatgtaaaaatattacttaaatATGGAATTATACGGTAGAATTTGTGCATGGTTGAGCTCAgcagtgaaacaaaacattGTACTTACTTCGTTGCATAAGATTAAATGCTGTAACAGCCTGtttagtgaaaacaaaacaagttttttggtttttccctTTCTATTAGGTGCAGACGTTGCTTCAGCAAATGCAGGACAAATTTCAAACCATGTCTGACCAAATCATTGGAAGaaatatcctttaaaaaaagttagATGGGTGCTGCGCACTGCAGATGCGCAagtattttaaagtatatttatcAGTGGTATTTAGAAGATAAATTTAAAGTGACTTTAAGTGTTTAAGCAGAGATGTAATAGAAAACTCAAggcaacaataaaaataaaaaatcctgaaaaccAACCCAGCCACTACTAAACTGCAGTTATCATCCTTAACTTCATTGAACTCGATGACATGAGCTGTCGCATAGATGACTTGGAGAAGAACATAGCGGATCTCATGACACAAGCAGGAGTGGAAGAATTGGAAGGCGAGAACAAGACCCCTGCTGCTAACAAGAGTTAAAGTGAGACAGTTGCTTACTAGTCCTGAAACAATCCCCAGGTCACTTGAAATTAATGACTTGAATGTAGGtgggctttttcttttgatttgtgAGGTAGTCTGAAACTAATTCAGAGCAGCTCTGTACAGTTGGACTGAGTGATcacagaggtcttttccaacgttagtgattctgtgattctaagaagCTTTAAGAAGCAATCATTAGCAGACTCTGCTAGCCTCTTCAGCCAGGATGTTTTCTTCCCCAGTACTGGGAGAAGTATTTTTTCCATGTCTAGTTAGTTTTGAGGAAGTGCAGTGGATGTATTTGTCCTCTGTTACTCACTGCGGTGCTCTTAATGTCTGAAATAATGACTGTCTTCACAGCATGGAAATGAAAAGAGAGAGGGTGGGGAAGAAACCCAGTAGCCAAGCaagctcttctcttcccttctctcattATACATGAGCGTTCTGGAGAGGACCATAATCTCATGCATGTTACCAAACCCACCTCCAGCTTCCATAGCTGGAAAGCCAGTGTGAGTGTGGTGCTGCTCTTCCATCTTCCGCTGCATCTTGCACACTCCAGCTCACATTAAGCTGCCACAGGCTGTGGACTTGCAGCTGTGTGAGGGGCTAGTGAGTGAGTTACTGTGAATCCATTGTAAATTCCTCCTGTGTAAGTTAGGAGCTTGCTGAGAATACCTGACAACACATATGACTGCAGGGCAGCAGATCCTGCCTCGAGCAGTGTAAGACAACAGTCAGACATGAGGCAAGGTGTATCCTAGGGCAGTGCTccctggaaaaagaaatgtcttaCTGGAGGGTAAATTTCTTATTATATGTTCTTTTAATGTAGTTTCTTAATTAATAACCTTCCTCTAcattacaaaacaaacattGAAGAAAGAGATGTTTATCTAGTTGGCAAGCAGCAGGTCAAAATCCAGTACAAAACCGTGTAAACAAATTCAGGTGATCAGGTAGCACCACAAACAGCATTTACAGCAGTCGCTAAAGGTGTTTCAGAAGATGGGAGCAATAAAAGAATGCCAGAACTGTTACACCAAGAACAAGGGGGGGATGGTGGGGGTGATGCTTAATTATAACATTTCACTTCAGTTTGCATAAAGCTTGATTTTTGTAATCCATGGAAGGCAGCTAGTACATAaagttatttattattaataaatcaTGTTAGATTAACTTTTTTAAGGTGGCTAAGAGACACAGCTCAGCTTCTCTTAAGCTTGAAATTCTGAGGTCACATCTATTGTACAGTGAAGCACTGTAAGAGCCACGTGTTTGAAACAGGAACGTGTCTTGCTTGTTAAGGTACCTATTTTTTGATACAACGACGCAAATACAAATTATTATGGGCTGAATTGCCCCTAGTGCCAGTTACCTTATCCTGAACCCCACAAACGAAAATTTCTGATGAGCGTAATTCTCTAAATTCTTAGTAACattgttgttatttttcccCAACAGGTTGCCAACAACTGAAGATGAATCctggaagactttttttttttcctacaaatcCTTGGAATTACAGAACAGCTTTTTGCAACTACTGTgtgtaaaagcatttttatattgTTACAGAGCTTGCATTCCTAATGTATATTGTACAGTTAGGGATAGGTTAGTTTCTAATTTGATTCGTGTACTGTAATTTCACTTTTTGAATTCTTGTTACGAGGATCAATTAGTTGTGTTATTAAAACACAGATCTTGCGGATCTCAACTACTGGGTGTATTTTTTCGTGaagtcttttccctttcttagaCTTTTTCTAGATGTTTCATTTTTGATAGCTAACCATTAAATGGAAATCTTAACTTGTCCTATGGAACTTTGTGGAGTGAAGCACAAGATTGAAACTTAATATTAATCTTAACTATAAGCATTAGCCACTCAACTCCTTGAGGattgtttgttgttttctcaTAAATGTAATCGggtgattttggaaacataAGACACTGAACATCAAAATTATCTCTCCTGCTCCTGGTATTACCTTACCTGTTTGTTCCTAGAACATAACCAGAAATAGAGTTTTAACATTAGAGACATTTGCACACAGTGAGCAACCACTGCCATTCAAATCTCCTCTATTTAGACAGACAAGGAACTATTAACTATGAAAAATCTCACTATGGGATTTAAGTTTTTTAATAGTGTGAAACTGTACTACTTTGAAACTGACCGTGTGTCATTTAGCATCACCTTTGAACAAGAATTATGGTAAAAATAGGATACTGGACTGAATAGGGATGGGATTGTGGGACTGTTggtttgcagcctttcctttTAAATCACTGGCTTGTGGTGCTAAACAGTTTGCTAATGAAGCAATGATTTActaagtaacaaaaaaaaaaaaaaaggagagaatcCAGTTAGAATTGTAAAGCCTTGCTGCTCTTCAGGTAACAACTAGCTGGATCTCTTCAAAATCCTTGGTTTAGAAAGGTGTTTGCACTTACAGTCAGCCACATTAATGGGCCTGGACTTTAAAGGATTACATTAGAATATTTTGACAATGAAAAGTGTATTTAGAGAGTCTGTATGATGTCACTTGTGAAGAACAATGATCAATGTTGGATATTACTGACAATCACTGTAGTGCTCCTCCAGCCTGAGATACAAATTTAAGAAAGCAGTAGTGGCAGTCAGCAGTTACATGCGGAACGCACTGAAGACTGCTCTGTGAATGCCACCGTATTAGCACCTATGTATTATGAAGGCAATATGACAGGTCACTTTTCAATAATGGGGGGAAATTGTAATAAAAGCTCACAATGGGGAATTTTGTGAACACAGGAATGTATCAATATACCTTGTAATACCAGCCTTAGGCTCTTTgtaatgtcatttaaaaaaatccaataaacTATTACGTGGTAACAAATAGTCAGGTCATATATTAAAGCCAAATCTAGTATAAATGTATCATTGTATGTGCGATTGTACTTAGTTATAAGTTGTGGAAAGACTTCAGCATGCTGCCTATAGGATATAGTCTGTAGGTGTGCTCTGTATAATAAACAGGTGAGCACAATTCGAGCCCTGTCAAATCTGGATTTTGCCCAGGTAATGACAAGACAGCCCACATTTATAGGAAAGCATAGTAAGGTGGGGGATGATTCTGTATGATGTTTATACAACCAGAAATTCTCCTTTGGCCACTTTCTTTCTGTAGGAGAAACGGTCATTCTTGCGTTTCCTTGCACTATCTGGTGTAATAGGTGCCATCTAAGAGGAGTAGATAGAGATGGAAAATGCACTCTCTGCTCTTCCTGCTTGCTTTCCCACTCTACCCCAAGCAGCAAGCAAGGGGGTAGTAAAGCTACTTCTTACAAGCAAGCATGAGGTATGGAATTACACAGAacaagtagagtctgtgggccCTGCATTTACAGGGAAAGGGTAAAGATGGATAAGACAGCACACCCCACTGCCTTTAAATTTCTCAAGATCTCTATTGTCTCTGCTCTCCCCTCTCACCACTTCTACTCCAAATTTCCACTACCACCATCCTCTTGAGCCCCAGTTTCTCTTCCACTCTTTTTGGTTGTTACCGAAGAAAAAGCCATTGCTTCAAAACTGTCTCCAGGTAACTACTAGACATGCTATTTCACAAAAGATCTACGTTAGGAAGAGCGAATAAAatcaggttggtttttttttctgagacaggAAATCTGAATGGCACCATGCAAGTCTTCAACCATAGTTTTCATAGCCAATTGTTAATAATAGTATTGGTTTCTGAATACTAGACTTAAGACCTGAGAACCCAGAAACAAGTTGAAGATCACATTGGCTGAGTGGCCTGTGCATTTAACACtgggcagcagaaaaaaaaaaaatgaaattcctgTGTTGTCTCTTCTGGTGTCTTAATTCCTATCTTTATAACAGGAATGATACTGTCTCAGTACAGAGGAACAGCGTTATAGTAAATCCATGTTTTGAAACACTTAGGCTCACTGATAAGTGATCTAGAATTACAGCTTCCTTAAGAggatttttcatttaatctcTGCCCTAAACACAATGTATGGTAAATAAGACTGCACTCAGATAGCTCCAACTAATGCCATCTGGTCCATGCACTAAATGAAGCTGGTTATAGGCCAGAGAGACACACTAAACTATGACAAATTCTGCCTGCAAGAGCTAGTTTTGAAGTCCTTGAGCTGAACCCAAGTCTTCCAGATGCCTGGCACGTAACATTGCCTGCACTGCTGCCTGCTTTGGGACAGAGCCCTTGAGAAATTACTTGGACTTCATCTTGAAATTCTCATAATCTATTGTTGGCAGTGGAGAGAGGGAACATCTGTACAAATTCATGTTTTCTGGCCTCCTCTAGAGTTACTATCTCAACACTAACAATAAAGTGCTGGTGGTTCTTTTCCTTATATGGAATCAGGCACAGGGAATTGGTTTGCCTGAAATTACTGTGGAAATCAGTAGGAGACCTAACCTGCCCATCTTCCAAACCCTGAGGGAGTGCTGAAGCCGCTCACTTGTTCTCCTTCCAAACCTGAAAGCTCATGAAATTAATTCCTTCATATTGGAAATGCATTTGACACCATGCCTTcaaaaagaaagttattttgaTTCCATATGGTTTTGCTGTGAAATGCCTGTAACGAAGGCCAGAGACACTGTCCATCTTCTCTCTAAATTTACATCTATctgcagttttcctggagcTATTCACATGGAATTATTTAATCAAGCTTTTTACTTTTCCTCAAGACTATAACTCTAGCAGATACTGCCTTCTAGTGGGCACACTCTCCCTAATAGAAGGAACGCTTCTCAGGTTAATTATTTGGTTGCCTTTAATGTACAAGTTCAGATGTTAGGACTTTAATGAGCTACATGCTGTTTTGAAATGTGGTTATTACACAAGACATTAAGGTTTTGTTtgcaattaagaaaattaataggATACACAAATCCCTTCCTGAGCTTTAAGCCTCACTGTGTTTTGAAAAGACCTGATAtttcctgagatttttttttctgactccgATGTTGAGTTAATGAAATTAGGTcattaggaaaataaagcatGGGAATAGAGACTTTACATCATATAAGAACTGCAAGATAGGAATGGTTAAACAGGTATTGTCTCTCTGAAAAAACGCACATATATTAGTAGAAAGTGTTCTCTTATGGCATTTTGCTACAGAACTGACACTTTTCTTTATGAGGCTCCTGAAGTTagatatatatgtaaaaaatttcttcagtttccaaaGCTGTAGAATATACAATCCTCCTTGCTCAAGAGATTAAATGCTGTTTCAAATAGCAGCTGGAGAAGTGATGGGCTTAAGCGTCACTCAAGTCTCAGATTCATAGGTGTTAGTGTGACAAGTCTGGGTGGAAGGCTCAACACCCTTATGTGCATACCCTGTACAGATatggaaaatacagcaaaataatCTATCCTTTTTAaggcaaaatggaaaaaacaggcAAGGAGCTATTTGAAAAGTGGAGGCAAAAGAGATGAGAGAAATTTCCTAAGGCTTCACAGCACATCAGTGGCCCAGCAAGGGCTTAGGTTTAAATCTTTCTTAAGCaacttgcaaaaaaacccactagaGTGTGACATGTAGCACTTGCTTGTCTTCCAAAACAGCAAG carries:
- the HSBP1 gene encoding heat shock factor-binding protein 1, whose translation is MAETDPKSVQDLTAVVQTLLQQMQDKFQTMSDQIIGRIDDMSCRIDDLEKNIADLMTQAGVEELEGENKTPAANKS